A single window of Nocardia sp. NBC_01327 DNA harbors:
- a CDS encoding methionine synthase has translation MSDIETGGGVLRGGIATGVGSWPGTESREAAATVVGELGELPHLVELPGRGVGADMIGRVSALLVDMRFDSTTRGYRLAVRPGAVARRARDFLHADLDALEEAWETAGLMGSGRPIKVQVTGPLTLAAEVELPLGHRVITDSGALRDLSESLAEGLATHVAEVGKRLSTDVLVQLDEPLLTDVLEGSLSGVSMLNTVRAMPEPEALHVLDTVIGAQSGPVLVHSCAAKPPLGFLRRSGAAAVGFDISTIHTADLDRIGELLDDGRYLVLGLVPTTAPDKPVTWREIAEPGVRLIDRLGFRRRLLAEQILVSPACGLAGAPLSWARQALSLAAETARVYADEPESINFE, from the coding sequence ATGAGTGACATCGAGACCGGTGGCGGAGTTTTGCGCGGCGGGATCGCGACCGGGGTCGGGTCGTGGCCCGGGACCGAGTCGCGGGAGGCTGCGGCGACCGTGGTGGGGGAGCTGGGGGAGCTGCCGCATCTGGTGGAATTGCCGGGGCGCGGGGTGGGTGCGGACATGATCGGGCGGGTGTCGGCGCTGCTGGTCGATATGCGGTTCGACAGCACCACGCGCGGGTATCGGCTGGCTGTGCGGCCGGGCGCGGTGGCGCGGCGGGCACGCGATTTCCTGCACGCCGATCTCGACGCGCTCGAAGAGGCTTGGGAGACAGCCGGTCTCATGGGGTCCGGGCGGCCGATCAAGGTTCAGGTCACCGGGCCGCTGACGCTCGCCGCCGAGGTGGAATTGCCGCTCGGGCACCGGGTGATCACCGATTCCGGTGCGCTGCGCGATCTTTCGGAATCGCTGGCCGAGGGGTTGGCCACCCATGTCGCCGAGGTCGGTAAGCGACTGTCCACAGATGTGCTGGTGCAGTTGGACGAACCGCTGCTGACCGATGTGCTGGAGGGCTCGCTGAGCGGTGTCAGCATGCTCAATACCGTGCGCGCCATGCCGGAGCCGGAGGCGCTGCACGTCCTCGATACGGTGATCGGCGCGCAGTCGGGGCCGGTGCTGGTGCACAGTTGCGCCGCCAAGCCCCCGCTCGGATTCCTGCGCCGGAGTGGCGCTGCCGCAGTCGGTTTCGATATCTCCACCATCCATACGGCCGATCTCGATCGCATCGGCGAATTGCTGGACGACGGCAGGTATCTGGTCCTCGGGCTGGTGCCGACCACCGCTCCGGACAAGCCCGTCACCTGGCGTGAGATCGCCGAACCCGGTGTGCGGCTGATCGATCGGCTGGGCTTCCGGCGTCGCCTGCTGGCCGAGCAGATTCTGGTCTCCCCGGCCTGCGGGCTGGCGGGCGCACCGCTGTCCTGGGCGCGGCAGGCGCTGAGCCTCGCGGCCGAGACAGCGCGCGTCTACGCGGACGAGCCGGAGTCGATCAACTTCGAATAA
- a CDS encoding SRPBCC domain-containing protein has protein sequence MTGYVATAETDIAAAPKQVWAVLTDPEHIREFMFGAEVSTDWQVNSPITWKGVYEGRPYEDKGELLAVEPDRLLKMTHYSPLSGQPDVPANYHTLTYELTGNGETTHLSLSQDNNASEAEAEHSRGMWEMLVAGVKEAAERG, from the coding sequence ATGACTGGATACGTAGCCACTGCAGAAACCGACATCGCCGCCGCTCCTAAGCAGGTATGGGCTGTCTTGACCGACCCCGAGCACATCCGCGAGTTCATGTTCGGGGCTGAGGTGAGCACTGACTGGCAGGTGAACAGCCCCATTACTTGGAAGGGCGTCTACGAGGGCCGCCCGTATGAGGACAAGGGTGAGTTGCTCGCGGTCGAGCCGGATCGGCTTCTGAAGATGACCCACTACAGCCCGCTCAGTGGCCAGCCGGATGTCCCGGCGAACTATCACACGCTTACCTATGAGCTGACCGGCAATGGTGAGACGACGCACCTGTCGCTGAGTCAGGACAACAATGCCAGCGAGGCAGAGGCCGAGCATTCCCGTGGCATGTGGGAGATGCTCGTGGCCGGTGTCAAGGAAGCCGCTGAACGCGGCTAA
- a CDS encoding AAA family ATPase yields the protein MTRVLRSFQVANHRSLAEPQELRLTRGNGPVAAPVTAVYGAAASGKSSLVGALDRMRDAVLNSVTGWDPFSGPVRTPHLGFADRPSTFVAHFVAEGCPYTYGFRLDNADVSAEWLHSYPHNRKRIVFERAGEDIRIGPMFEAARYGLGAVVPLVRPNALLLSLSGQLYAEPLVPAYRWFQSLLEVQCGQPDPADIAQRVGSHISRSTEHAVRLLTVLRSADLGITDLLLPSDDPMYADYLHDLDTDIASTTKEIESCTTSSSYAEELFLEHGITITLLQRELSNLFGARDALYSRMVARRGVGLGLAHEGIDTAFDITDESSATLAMLRLLPPMLDALDAGGVLMVDDIDEHLAPETADSLIQLFQNPETNTHGAQLVFTTANRMLIDRGNGRSQSKRTIVWGVRRTMKGTSELTPADRPALPAGTTTSLPAGAIAAITAG from the coding sequence ATGACCAGGGTGTTGCGCAGTTTTCAGGTGGCGAACCACCGATCCCTCGCCGAGCCGCAGGAGTTGCGGCTCACCCGCGGCAATGGTCCTGTCGCCGCTCCGGTCACCGCGGTGTACGGCGCCGCCGCCTCGGGCAAATCCAGTCTTGTCGGCGCCCTGGACCGCATGCGTGACGCGGTGCTGAACTCGGTCACCGGCTGGGACCCCTTCTCCGGACCGGTGCGCACCCCGCACCTCGGATTCGCGGACCGCCCTTCGACCTTCGTGGCGCATTTCGTCGCCGAGGGGTGCCCGTACACCTACGGGTTCCGGCTCGACAATGCCGATGTGAGCGCCGAATGGCTGCATTCGTACCCGCATAATCGCAAGCGCATCGTGTTCGAGCGCGCGGGCGAGGATATTCGCATCGGGCCCATGTTCGAGGCCGCTCGTTACGGACTCGGCGCGGTGGTGCCGCTGGTGCGCCCGAATGCCCTGCTGCTCAGCCTGTCCGGGCAGTTGTACGCCGAACCCCTGGTACCCGCCTACCGCTGGTTCCAGTCACTGCTGGAAGTGCAGTGCGGACAACCGGATCCGGCCGATATCGCGCAGCGGGTGGGCAGCCACATCTCCCGCTCCACCGAGCATGCGGTACGCCTGCTGACGGTGCTGCGCTCGGCCGATCTGGGTATCACCGATCTGCTGCTGCCCAGCGACGATCCCATGTACGCCGACTATCTGCACGACCTCGATACCGATATTGCCAGCACCACAAAGGAAATCGAGTCCTGCACGACCTCCTCCAGTTATGCGGAGGAGCTGTTCCTCGAGCACGGCATCACTATCACCCTGCTGCAGCGTGAGCTGTCGAATCTGTTCGGTGCGCGTGATGCCCTCTACTCCCGCATGGTCGCGCGGCGGGGCGTCGGCCTCGGCCTGGCGCACGAAGGCATCGATACCGCCTTCGATATCACCGACGAGTCCAGCGCCACCCTGGCCATGCTGCGGCTGCTGCCGCCCATGCTGGACGCGCTCGACGCCGGCGGCGTCCTCATGGTCGACGATATCGACGAGCATCTCGCCCCCGAGACGGCAGACAGCCTCATCCAGCTCTTCCAGAACCCCGAAACCAACACTCACGGTGCGCAATTGGTCTTCACCACCGCCAATCGCATGCTGATCGATCGCGGCAACGGGCGCTCGCAGTCCAAGCGCACCATCGTCTGGGGAGTGCGGCGGACCATGAAGGGCACCTCGGAGCTCACCCCCGCCGATCGCCCCGCCCTGCCGGCAGGCACCACCACATCGCTACCGGCCGGGGCCATCGCGGCGATCACCGCGGGCTGA
- a CDS encoding SAM-dependent methyltransferase: MTEAGQVPVAGVAMTAIGVAVIRARESQRPDRLYDDPFAQLFVDAAKPFFGQRWDRLLPLVDMFFDARTIGVRLVDDHVEDAVRQGNRQVIIIGAGLDTRAFRMDLPADTRFFELDLPVTFDFKEPVLDRAGVTPRYERHVLPVDLREEWAEPLLAQGFRPEEPTHWVDEGVLGYLTRPDAQRVVEKITELSAPGSRFGVAKFAVDADTGPYPELRRLVSGDDAAPGELGGLGSDIGDWLIANGWDTEFRTWDDMVAGYGRPAGDAAGDPTNGTILAVRR, translated from the coding sequence ATGACCGAGGCAGGGCAAGTACCCGTTGCCGGTGTGGCCATGACGGCGATCGGGGTCGCCGTCATCCGGGCCAGGGAGTCGCAGCGACCGGATCGGCTCTATGACGATCCTTTCGCACAGCTTTTCGTCGACGCCGCGAAACCGTTCTTCGGACAGCGCTGGGATCGGCTGCTGCCACTGGTCGACATGTTCTTCGACGCACGCACCATCGGGGTGCGGCTGGTCGACGATCATGTCGAAGATGCTGTCCGCCAGGGTAATCGGCAGGTTATCATCATAGGCGCCGGGCTCGATACCCGCGCGTTCCGCATGGACCTGCCCGCGGACACCCGCTTCTTCGAGCTCGACCTCCCGGTCACCTTCGACTTCAAGGAGCCGGTGCTGGATCGCGCCGGGGTGACCCCGCGCTACGAAAGGCATGTACTGCCGGTCGATCTGCGCGAGGAGTGGGCCGAACCGCTACTGGCACAGGGCTTCCGGCCGGAGGAGCCGACGCACTGGGTGGACGAGGGCGTGCTCGGCTATCTGACCCGCCCGGATGCACAGCGGGTGGTCGAGAAGATCACCGAATTGTCCGCGCCGGGAAGCCGATTCGGTGTCGCGAAGTTCGCGGTGGACGCGGATACCGGGCCGTACCCGGAACTGCGCCGGCTCGTCTCGGGTGATGATGCCGCTCCCGGCGAGCTGGGTGGTCTTGGCTCCGATATCGGGGACTGGCTGATCGCCAACGGCTGGGACACCGAATTCCGCACCTGGGACGATATGGTCGCCGGATACGGCCGTCCCGCCGGAGATGCTGCTGGTGACCCCACCAACGGCACCATCTTGGCCGTCCGCCGCTGA
- a CDS encoding LysR family transcriptional regulator, whose product MTDLDLRKLRYFVAVAEHMHFGRAAEQLYIAQPVLSRQIRALEDELGVRLFERDRRGTALTAAGEQLLIDARPLLEGAQALHRRAVRAAHGTDTFTIGFMPGLIVSAPVRAMAARHPELTVELVRTTWDDQTAVVRDGRVDISFVRPPIDPEGLRTRPLYTEPRVVLVSTDHPLAGKESVVLSDLADDHLLQDPDMFPEWRAAATDPRAQSRPVPVFYSVEEKLEHVAVGRGIAFLPLSVATFYTRPDITYIAVADLSPGEVNLAWDSVRHSPLIDEFADLAAV is encoded by the coding sequence ATGACCGATCTCGATCTCCGCAAGCTGCGATACTTCGTCGCCGTGGCCGAGCACATGCATTTCGGCCGGGCAGCCGAACAGCTCTACATCGCCCAGCCGGTGCTGTCCCGGCAGATTCGCGCGCTGGAGGACGAGCTCGGGGTGCGGCTGTTCGAACGGGACCGCCGCGGCACCGCGCTCACCGCCGCGGGCGAGCAATTGCTGATCGATGCCCGGCCACTGCTGGAAGGCGCACAAGCGTTGCACCGCAGGGCCGTTCGCGCCGCCCACGGTACCGATACCTTCACGATCGGCTTCATGCCCGGCCTCATCGTGTCCGCTCCCGTACGCGCCATGGCCGCCCGCCACCCCGAGCTCACTGTCGAACTGGTGCGCACAACCTGGGACGACCAGACCGCCGTCGTCCGCGACGGCCGCGTCGACATCAGCTTCGTCCGCCCCCCGATCGATCCGGAGGGCCTGCGCACCCGTCCGCTCTACACCGAGCCCCGAGTCGTCCTGGTGTCCACGGATCACCCCCTGGCAGGCAAGGAATCCGTCGTGCTGTCCGACCTGGCCGACGATCACCTACTGCAGGATCCGGACATGTTCCCCGAATGGCGTGCTGCCGCAACAGATCCGCGTGCACAAAGCCGCCCCGTCCCGGTATTCTACAGTGTCGAAGAGAAGCTCGAACATGTCGCGGTAGGCCGAGGCATCGCCTTCCTGCCGCTCTCGGTGGCCACCTTCTACACCCGCCCCGACATCACCTACATCGCAGTCGCGGACCTGTCCCCCGGCGAAGTGAACCTGGCCTGGGACAGCGTCCGCCACAGCCCGCTCATCGACGAATTCGCTGATCTCGCAGCGGTTTAG
- a CDS encoding IS3 family transposase (programmed frameshift), which yields MARRNTRYSPEFREAAAREVVERSRTVAEVARELGLIEQTLNYWVKNYRQTHVVVEPELSIPDKARLAELERRVRELEAENEFLGKIGGLLREEVPVTAKYAFIESEEGNYPVSRMCRWSKVSRSGYYDWKSRSVSVTTVRREILSAEVQFAFEHSDGTYGYRRVHAQLARWGTIADPETVRSIMRELGLVACQPRPFRPVTTLAGDAGVLLDLVRRDFTADRPGLKLVGDITYVRTAEGWLYLATVLDCFSKKVVGYAMAEHMRAELVTDALRMACRTVAFVPGVTVFHSDRGTQYLSAEFAGVAKELNILRSVGRTGVCYDNAWAESFNGTLKNERVYRTHYRTRAAAEEDITRYIELRYNQIRLHSAIGYRTPNEVESEWSEQNQAA from the exons GTGGCACGGAGGAATACGCGGTATTCGCCGGAGTTTCGTGAGGCGGCGGCCAGAGAAGTGGTCGAGCGGTCACGGACGGTGGCCGAGGTTGCGCGCGAGTTGGGGTTGATCGAGCAGACCTTGAACTACTGGGTGAAGAACTATCGGCAAACCCATGTGGTCGTGGAGCCGGAGTTGTCGATACCTGATAAGGCGCGGTTGGCCGAACTCGAGCGCCGGGTGCGAGAGTTGGAGGCGGAGAACGAGTTCCTGG GGAAAATCGGCGGCCTTCTTCGCGAAGAGGTTCCGGTGACCGCGAAGTACGCGTTCATCGAATCCGAAGAAGGAAACTACCCGGTCTCAAGGATGTGCAGGTGGTCGAAAGTATCCAGGTCCGGCTATTATGATTGGAAGAGCAGATCGGTCTCGGTGACTACTGTTCGGCGCGAGATCCTTTCTGCTGAAGTTCAATTCGCGTTCGAACATTCCGACGGCACGTATGGGTATCGTCGCGTCCACGCTCAGCTCGCCCGGTGGGGCACCATCGCCGATCCGGAGACGGTGCGGTCGATCATGCGTGAGCTGGGTTTGGTGGCCTGCCAGCCGCGCCCGTTCCGGCCGGTCACGACCCTTGCCGGCGACGCAGGCGTGTTGCTGGACCTGGTACGGCGTGACTTCACCGCCGACCGGCCCGGCCTCAAGCTGGTCGGCGACATCACCTACGTTCGCACTGCGGAGGGCTGGCTCTATCTCGCGACTGTGCTGGATTGTTTTTCCAAGAAGGTAGTCGGCTACGCGATGGCCGAACACATGCGTGCCGAACTCGTCACAGACGCGTTGCGAATGGCCTGCCGCACAGTTGCTTTCGTGCCAGGGGTCACGGTATTCCATTCCGACCGCGGTACTCAATATCTGTCCGCGGAGTTCGCCGGTGTCGCGAAGGAATTGAACATTCTCCGGTCGGTGGGGCGGACCGGGGTCTGCTACGACAACGCCTGGGCTGAATCATTCAACGGGACCTTGAAGAATGAACGTGTCTATCGGACGCACTATCGGACCAGGGCAGCTGCCGAGGAAGACATCACTCGTTATATCGAGTTGCGGTACAACCAGATTCGGCTGCACTCAGCGATTGGCTACCGCACACCCAACGAGGTAGAGTCCGAATGGTCCGAACAGAACCAGGCAGCCTGA
- a CDS encoding HNH endonuclease signature motif containing protein: MNPGAETTIVSSAHALDTAVEYLLNTSLTPLCDEQFITLMGEVETSMRKLEAVKHRFVTETCTRSLAARAGSTSPIKFLEQTLRLSHADAASRVNAAKQLSPQPALGGDLEPELAYVAEAQRAGAISVDHVRRITQVLKRIPCAADPGQKDLAQDVLTTYARTGSPDKLIDLGEIILAHIDPDGTLTQDKDRDRMRGLTLGRKRADAMSPLIGEITEPLREVLEPLLAKFARPGMCNPADPDSPKVADRTLDRTKLKAAAERDTRSAAQRNHDALLAVLRFQLDRPKLGSHRGLPVEAIITMRLEDVERGAGIATTATGGTLTIAQALELAAGTRPLLAVLNKAGLPLYLGRGRDRLASPAQRLALIASDKGCTRPGCSAPASVSAAHHVTGWAEGGPTDIDNLTLACDGCHAMIHDGPGGWKTIVMGEDTPFPGRTGWIAPTHIDPTGTPQVNHLHHTGELMAGALNQIRTRERAQRARRQAWLDARKTTPVRE; the protein is encoded by the coding sequence ATGAATCCGGGGGCAGAAACCACAATCGTATCGAGTGCACACGCACTCGATACCGCCGTGGAATACCTCCTCAACACCTCCCTCACCCCACTGTGCGACGAACAATTCATCACGCTCATGGGCGAGGTCGAGACCAGCATGCGCAAACTCGAAGCCGTCAAACACCGCTTCGTCACCGAAACCTGCACCCGCTCCCTGGCCGCCCGCGCCGGATCAACCTCCCCGATCAAATTCCTCGAACAAACTCTCCGCCTGTCCCACGCCGACGCCGCCTCGAGAGTCAACGCCGCCAAACAGCTCAGCCCGCAACCCGCCCTCGGCGGGGACCTGGAACCGGAACTGGCGTATGTCGCCGAAGCCCAACGGGCCGGGGCGATCTCGGTCGACCATGTACGCCGGATCACGCAGGTCCTCAAGCGCATCCCCTGCGCCGCCGACCCCGGCCAGAAAGACCTCGCCCAGGATGTTTTGACCACCTACGCGCGTACCGGCAGCCCCGACAAACTGATCGACCTCGGGGAGATCATCCTGGCCCACATCGATCCGGATGGCACCTTGACCCAGGACAAGGACCGCGACCGCATGCGCGGGTTGACTCTGGGCCGCAAGCGTGCCGACGCCATGTCACCGCTGATCGGGGAGATCACCGAACCGCTGCGGGAAGTCCTGGAACCGTTGCTGGCCAAGTTCGCCCGCCCCGGCATGTGCAACCCCGCTGATCCGGATAGCCCGAAGGTCGCCGACCGCACCCTCGACCGAACGAAACTCAAGGCTGCTGCCGAGCGTGATACCCGCTCGGCCGCGCAACGCAACCATGATGCGTTGCTGGCGGTGCTGCGGTTTCAGCTCGACCGCCCCAAGCTCGGCTCCCACCGCGGACTGCCCGTCGAAGCGATCATCACCATGCGCCTGGAAGATGTGGAGCGGGGTGCCGGGATCGCGACCACCGCCACCGGGGGCACCCTGACCATCGCGCAAGCCCTGGAACTGGCCGCCGGAACCCGCCCGTTGCTCGCAGTACTGAACAAGGCCGGGCTTCCGCTCTACCTCGGCCGGGGTCGGGACCGGTTGGCCAGTCCCGCACAACGACTGGCGTTGATCGCCTCCGACAAGGGCTGCACCCGCCCCGGCTGCAGTGCCCCCGCGTCGGTGTCCGCCGCCCATCATGTCACCGGGTGGGCCGAAGGCGGCCCGACCGATATCGACAACCTGACCTTGGCGTGCGATGGGTGCCACGCCATGATCCACGACGGCCCCGGCGGCTGGAAAACCATTGTCATGGGCGAAGACACACCCTTTCCGGGCCGGACCGGGTGGATCGCCCCCACCCATATCGACCCCACCGGCACCCCGCAGGTCAATCACCTGCACCACACCGGTGAGCTGATGGCCGGTGCCCTGAACCAGATCCGCACCCGCGAACGGGCACAACGGGCGCGGCGGCAAGCCTGGCTCGATGCCCGCAAAACCACCCCCGTCCGCGAATAA
- a CDS encoding SDR family oxidoreductase: MSLAGQHVVVLGGTSGIGFAVAASAAERGAKVTVVSSSRANIDRTLAELPSGSSGYVADLTDGNRVRALFEEIGALDHLVYTAGEALLLSPLADLDLAEARKFFELRYFGVLAAVQAAVPQLRPDGSITLTTGTAGPRPVPGSTVTSSLCGAVETLARALAVELAPIRVNAVMPGVVRSPLWAFPEEVREQFYADTAANTPLQRIAEVEDIAQAYLFFLTQPHATGTVLTLDGGAVLA, from the coding sequence ATGTCCCTCGCAGGCCAGCATGTAGTAGTTCTCGGCGGCACCTCCGGCATCGGTTTCGCGGTCGCGGCATCCGCCGCGGAGCGGGGCGCGAAGGTCACCGTGGTTTCCAGCAGCCGTGCCAATATCGATCGAACCCTGGCCGAATTGCCCTCGGGCAGTAGCGGTTACGTCGCCGATCTGACCGACGGCAATCGGGTGCGTGCGCTGTTCGAGGAGATCGGCGCGCTCGATCATCTGGTGTACACCGCCGGTGAGGCGCTGCTGCTGTCGCCGCTCGCCGATCTGGATCTCGCCGAGGCGCGAAAGTTCTTCGAGCTCCGCTACTTCGGCGTGCTGGCGGCGGTCCAGGCGGCGGTGCCGCAGCTGCGGCCGGACGGTTCGATCACGCTGACCACCGGTACCGCCGGCCCGCGTCCGGTGCCGGGTTCCACGGTCACCTCCAGCCTGTGCGGTGCGGTGGAGACGCTGGCCCGTGCGCTCGCCGTCGAGCTCGCGCCGATCCGGGTCAATGCCGTCATGCCGGGCGTTGTCCGGTCCCCGCTCTGGGCGTTCCCCGAGGAGGTGCGCGAGCAGTTCTACGCCGACACCGCCGCGAATACTCCGCTGCAAAGGATTGCCGAGGTCGAGGACATCGCGCAGGCGTACCTGTTCTTCCTCACGCAGCCGCATGCGACCGGCACCGTGCTGACGCTGGACGGCGGGGCCGTGCTCGCCTGA
- a CDS encoding PPOX class F420-dependent oxidoreductase has protein sequence MDIATAVEFARSHSKSVLTTLRKDGRPQLSNVLHWTGDDGVIRISITADRAKYFNLLREPWAALHVSSDDFWSYAVLEGTAEVSPVAADPDDATVEELVAYYRTLTGEHPDWDDYRRAMVADRRVVVRITPSHAYGLVR, from the coding sequence ATGGACATCGCTACAGCGGTCGAATTCGCGCGCTCGCACAGCAAGTCGGTGCTCACCACCCTCCGCAAGGACGGTCGCCCGCAGCTCTCCAATGTGCTGCACTGGACCGGCGACGACGGGGTCATTCGCATCTCGATCACGGCCGATCGGGCCAAATACTTCAATCTGCTCCGCGAGCCCTGGGCTGCGCTGCATGTGAGCAGTGACGACTTCTGGTCCTATGCGGTGCTCGAGGGCACGGCCGAGGTCTCGCCGGTGGCGGCCGACCCGGACGATGCGACGGTAGAGGAGTTGGTGGCCTACTACCGCACACTCACCGGCGAGCATCCCGATTGGGACGATTACCGCCGGGCCATGGTCGCCGACCGCCGCGTGGTCGTCCGGATCACGCCCTCGCACGCGTATGGATTGGTGCGTTGA
- a CDS encoding ArsR/SmtB family transcription factor — MDEVFKALADPSRRRLLDSLNERTGQTLRELCTGLEMSRQAVSKHLAVLEAANLVTTLWRGREKLHYLNAEPVNAIAERWINRYDRGRVHALADLKTALESATMSEEFVYTTYIRTTPEKLWQALTDPAFTKRYWGATFETDWQPGSPMIWEQSGWIGKDPEQVIVTADPYRTLSYTWHTVDQAFADQFGFSPEDFAQLAGEPRSTVTFDLVPLRDMVKLTVVHNGFGPESLMLSGIREGWPAILANLKTLLETGETLPEPETTS; from the coding sequence GTGGACGAGGTATTCAAGGCACTGGCCGACCCCAGTCGCCGCCGCCTGCTCGACAGCCTGAACGAGCGCACCGGCCAGACCCTGCGGGAGTTGTGCACCGGCCTGGAAATGTCCCGGCAGGCGGTCAGCAAGCATCTGGCCGTCCTGGAGGCGGCCAACCTGGTCACCACCCTGTGGCGCGGCCGCGAAAAGCTGCACTATCTCAATGCCGAACCCGTCAACGCCATCGCCGAGCGCTGGATCAACCGATACGACCGCGGCCGGGTACACGCCCTCGCCGACCTCAAAACCGCATTGGAGAGCGCCACCATGAGTGAGGAATTCGTCTACACCACCTACATCAGGACCACGCCGGAGAAGCTCTGGCAGGCCCTGACCGACCCAGCCTTCACCAAGCGCTACTGGGGCGCCACCTTCGAAACCGATTGGCAGCCCGGCTCACCCATGATCTGGGAGCAGTCCGGCTGGATCGGCAAGGACCCGGAACAGGTGATCGTCACCGCCGACCCCTACCGCACCCTGTCCTACACCTGGCACACCGTAGACCAGGCCTTCGCAGACCAGTTCGGCTTCAGCCCAGAGGATTTCGCCCAACTCGCCGGCGAGCCCCGATCCACCGTGACCTTCGACCTCGTCCCCCTCCGAGACATGGTCAAACTCACCGTCGTACACAACGGCTTCGGCCCCGAAAGCCTCATGCTCTCCGGCATCCGCGAAGGCTGGCCCGCCATCCTCGCCAACCTCAAAACCCTACTCGAAACCGGGGAAACCTTGCCCGAACCAGAGACGACGTCCTAG
- a CDS encoding TetR/AcrR family transcriptional regulator → MDGRRSDTRERIRAVAMELFGEHGYEKTSLREIAEQLGVTKAALYYHFRTKEDIVASLSDDLRSGIDDIVTWAEATPPGRERAQEILTRYGTLLHSLGKDMMRFWHENQPAFRQLGFGVGLRYQFRVLADLMAAPDDAALAVFHARQALLAISWSITMMSDLELTDEQCNAAAARIASGILADM, encoded by the coding sequence ATGGACGGGCGTCGCAGCGATACGCGGGAGCGCATTCGCGCCGTGGCCATGGAGCTTTTCGGCGAGCACGGCTACGAGAAGACCTCACTGCGCGAGATCGCCGAACAGCTCGGCGTCACGAAAGCCGCGCTGTACTACCACTTCCGGACCAAGGAAGACATTGTCGCAAGCCTCTCCGACGATCTGCGCAGCGGCATCGACGACATCGTCACCTGGGCCGAGGCCACACCGCCCGGCCGGGAGCGGGCGCAGGAGATCCTCACCCGCTACGGCACGCTGCTGCACAGCCTGGGCAAGGACATGATGCGGTTCTGGCACGAAAACCAGCCCGCCTTCCGCCAACTCGGGTTCGGGGTCGGCCTGCGCTACCAGTTCCGGGTGCTGGCCGATCTGATGGCAGCGCCGGACGATGCGGCGCTGGCCGTCTTCCACGCCCGCCAGGCACTGCTGGCCATCAGCTGGAGCATCACCATGATGAGCGACCTCGAACTCACCGACGAGCAGTGCAATGCCGCCGCCGCGCGCATCGCCTCGGGCATTCTCGCCGATATGTGA